The sequence TACGTACGCTCCGAATACGGAAGTCTTTTGCGCGCTGCGCTGACCAGACGCGTTCACGCACGCCCATTCGGGATGTCGCTCCACGGCCTTTTCATCCCAGACGCCGGAGTAGTGCACATAGAGGGCCACACCTTTTTCGGCCGTGACTTCGCGCCAGATGCGCAGCGGATCAATGACAAACCCAGGGGCCGCATTCCCTACCTTCGTGGGGTAGCTCGAGCGGCCGGGGTGACCCTTGCAGTCGCACTGGACATAGTCCGGCTTGACCATATCGATGATGTACTCCACCATCTCTCGGTCCACGTATTTGCCGATCTCGGTGCAATCGTCGCCGGCGTGAAAGTCAAAGTGGATGCCAAGGAAGCTCTCCGAACGTTTGAGGCGTTTAGGAGATGATTGACCTTGGGCCAGGAGGGAAGACTCTGCGGCGGGCACCAAGACCAGAATGGCGAGTACCAAGCGGAAGGCTCTTCCCATGGATGGTCCTCCTAAGTGTCAGTCTTCGTGTGTGCCGCTCCTATGACGCACGCGCTGCATGGCGGGCAGTTGTGGGCGTCCTCACCGGACGTTCCCCGCGGGGAGCCGGGTCGTGGGGCCCATGGTTGGGCTCCCGACCAGGAGCTCAGAAGCCGGCGTTGGGGACGAATTGGACGCGCGGGGCATCCGGCCCATCGCGGCGGCGCAGCTCCTCCAAAGCGTCGGGCCGAAGCCGGTAGAAACGAAAGCCATAGAAGTAGGGCCGCGGCCGCAAGAGTGGCTTCTCTTTGCCTTTTCCGGTCTGCCGCACGCGGTCATTGTGCGCCTGAATCTCGCGGTTGCGGGCCACGATGCGCGCGTTCTCCTTTTCAGCAGCAACCCTCCTGGCCGGCGCTTCGCGGCAGAGGTCTAGCAGCGGCTCCTCGACCACGCGGGGGGATGTGGAATGGAGAAGGTACACGGTCCCGTCTTGGCCGCGAGTGATGAGCCCCACGTGCCCCACGTAGAGCCCATCTTCATTGCCCCGAACGATGTTCACAAAGTCACCTGGCTGCAGCCGGTCAGCTATTTCTGGCACGAGCTCATAGGGAATGTAAGACCAGCTCAGCTCCTGGGGCGGGATGTCCTGCCCCAGGCCAAAGCGTCGGAAAAACCGCGCCCGGTCAATCACCGAAGTCACAGGCACGGCCCGATCGCCCACCAGCTCAGAGGAGAGGTCCTCGACAAGCCACGAGTTGTTCACCACCCAATCGGCTTCGGTGTAGTGGTTCCTGGTGAGCATCCCAATGCGGCCATCGCGGTAGCGGATCCGCTGGAGGAGCGCGATAAAGCTCGACCAGTCCCGCGCCAAAGCCATAGCGTACATGTGTTCGGCAAAGACCAGACAGTCGCTCTGCCGCAGGCTGTAAAGGGGCTCTGGGTCGTATAACTCAAATGGGAACTCACCGAGGAGGAAGATCTTGTAGGGCTGACCGACCATCTTCCGCGCCAGGTGTTGTACACGCGCGCCGAGGTCCGGCTCAACTTCATGCAAATAGCGCAGGTAGCGATCCACTTCCTGCTCTGTGAAACGATAGAGGGGCTTTCGCCTCATAGCGGCGAGTTGCTCCTCCGTCAGGCCCACGCGGGCGGCAGCTTCCCGTTCGGGGGCGCTCGGGGCCTCTCTACGCACAGGCAGCAATGCCGCGCAACCCGCCAGCCCCATCAGTGCGGGCAGAAGAAACGCATACGCTGGTCGGCCTGCCATTGTCAACCTCCCTCGGTCTCCAGCCTCTATTGCTGTTGGTCTCCTGTCCTAGTTCGCCACCCCCTCAGTCCCTATCGTCTCATCGGGCCAATGCCATCTTGCGGGTCATCGCCTGCCCCTCGCTCATCAGGCGGCAGAAGTACGTCCCTGAAGCGAGCCCCGTGCCGTCGAACTCCGCCCGATACCGGCCAGGGGCAAGAGGCCCGTCAATGAGCGTGGTCACCTCCCTCCCAGTCACATCGAACACGGTCAGCCGTACATGCCCCTGTGCTGCTATGTCGAAGGCGATCGTGGTCGTCGGATTGAAAGGGTTTGGGTAAGCAGGATAAAGCATAAAGCTGCGCGGGGGCTCCTGGCCCTCCTGTACCACGCGCACGGGTTCGGTCGACTTTTTCACAAGGCGAAGGTTGTCAAAATACAGCCGCCCTTTGATAGCTCCTGACTCGCCGCGCGTGAGTTGAAAGCTATCAATCCGATAAGCAGCCCCGTTGAGCACCCCGTCGCCGATCCAGGTACCGACGCTCCGTGGATCGCTCAGGCGCCACTCTACCAAGCGCCAGCCATACCAATCGATGGTCACCCAATCGGAGACTTCGTGGTAGGGCCAGTCTGTGCCGGTGCCCTCGTCAAGGCAGAACCGGAACTTGTTGCCGCTGGCATCGCCGTACAAATAGACCTGCAGGGTGTAAGTCGTATCGAAGACCACGTCACGCGGGGGACCGGTCTTCAGGTACTCGCGCAACAGGTATCCCTGGGGCGGAGGCGTCTCCATCCACTCGTACGTGAGGAAGGCGGAGCGCTTGGATACTGGCCGGGTGGCCGAGGCAGGCAGGTAGACGTCTTTGCTTATGCCAAAGGTCGAATTGGCCACCACAATGCCCGAAGTGGAGCCGCTGTAACTGGGCTGCTCCCAATTGCCGCTGGCGGAAAAGTCATCGATCATCCGCGTCTCCACATAGTGCGCCTGAGCCGTGTGGAAACCCAGGGCAAAACCTTCTGCCATCTGGTTGCCGGTGGTGTCCCGCACGGTGTTGCGAAGCTCGAGGATGTAGTCGGCATCGGGTAGCAGGGGTTGCCAGCCTTTGATGGAGATCAGCGACCGGTCCGGGACCGCGGTGACCAGCGCCTCAATGCTCACCGCAGCCCCACCCGTGGAAAGCGAGACGGTGGTATCCGTGACCGTTTCCGGCCTGATGAGCTCGTCGAACACGAGGGTGATCACATCGTCCACATCAAAGGGTTCCAGCCCTGCAGGAAATGACGGATAAGAAAATGCCACCTTGGGGCCCACGTCGTCCACCGCGCGTGTAGTGAAATGCAGCGTGAAGGGGTCTCCCTC comes from candidate division KSB1 bacterium and encodes:
- a CDS encoding DUF1460 domain-containing protein; its protein translation is MAGRPAYAFLLPALMGLAGCAALLPVRREAPSAPEREAAARVGLTEEQLAAMRRKPLYRFTEQEVDRYLRYLHEVEPDLGARVQHLARKMVGQPYKIFLLGEFPFELYDPEPLYSLRQSDCLVFAEHMYAMALARDWSSFIALLQRIRYRDGRIGMLTRNHYTEADWVVNNSWLVEDLSSELVGDRAVPVTSVIDRARFFRRFGLGQDIPPQELSWSYIPYELVPEIADRLQPGDFVNIVRGNEDGLYVGHVGLITRGQDGTVYLLHSTSPRVVEEPLLDLCREAPARRVAAEKENARIVARNREIQAHNDRVRQTGKGKEKPLLRPRPYFYGFRFYRLRPDALEELRRRDGPDAPRVQFVPNAGF